The Rattus norvegicus strain BN/NHsdMcwi chromosome 2, GRCr8, whole genome shotgun sequence nucleotide sequence ATCTGGCCCTAATTACTACATTGCTACAAGAGTTTTCCACAGAAAACACTTACTTAGTACCTGGAGATTCAGTCTTAGTCAATGCCTTAAGTACTAATAGAAAATAATGTATGCAAACTATGAATAAAACCTTGGCCGAGGACATACAGCCAGATTCAAACCCATATTGAAATCTTCCATCTTTCTACTTCAAAACCCATTGAAGACTGTATGTTTgactttatatgtatatgtagtcaTTGGCACTTGTTAACGTGATTGGTTGTTGAGAAGACATTTTTTCCTATGTAGGTCATTAGTTTTCAACTGGGGTTAAAGGAATGGAGTTATGTATTTAAACACATTACAATTGAGAATTAGTATATTTCTACCTGAGACAACATAGAAATTAATTCAAAGTGAATCCCactctttaaaaaatgaacacacacacacacacacacacacactgaacagtTACTACACAAAGAAGTTTCACAATATACAAAAAGTTGCACACACTGACCCAAAAGACAAGAACACGAACACAGAGTTATTCAGGAAAAGTGGCTAATAACTAGGCTAATCAGAAAGCTGAGTGCACTCTGGTAGACTGAATTCCTGGATGGAGAGCTTCAGGTAAGCTTCCAAGTGTCCAGCACTGCAGCTCTGGAAGGGCACAAAGCAGATTCTAGCAGCATTTCCCAGGGCAAAGCCGTGTCTGTGTGAGAATCAGACTCATACAATGAATAGTAGTAATTCTGTGTTACACGTGGCCAAGAAAAATAGTAAAACCCTGGACATGTGTCACCTGGACTGTTTTGTAAACAATTAAGGAACTTCCTACCTATAGGATGGTTGGGATTTCCAAACCAGCCACAAGAAGAAtgtacttggggttggggatttagctcagtggtagagcgcttgcctaggaagcgcaaggccctgggttcggtccccagctccgaaaaaaagaaccaaaaaaaaaaaagaaaaaaaagaatgtacttCCAAACAGGGACAACTGCCCCTCTCAGTCTCCCCCACTGACTGCTATTTTAACAGCAGACACAAGTGTGAAAGGAACACAGAGTCTCGGGGGAACTGGTGCCCTGAATATAAAGGGCACAGATAAATAACAAGGAAAAAGGAGTTTGGAAAACACTTGGTGGGGATACTGACTCTGGACACTTAAGAGCTAGCCAGTGCACAGAAAATGGGCACTGAGGGGAAGTTGGAGAACACGGGCGCCTGCGGCAGTGGGTGCCCCTGGCCTGATCTGCAAAAGCTAGAGAAGTTGCAGGAATGCGCAGAGAATGAATGGCCCGGGATGCACCAGCTGATTCTGCTGGAGTAAGGAGGGGCTTTCAAATGTGATGGTGTGATTCAGAGGCAGGGCCCTGGGCACACAGATCGGCGAACGTCTTCTGGAGTGCAGGTGGCAGAGCTGGGGTGGCCATGCCAGTTTGGAGGGGAAACCGGAGGTCGTGGGTTGCACAATTCGGAGTTTGAAGTGCCAGGGCGGCGTGGTGGATCAGGCCTCCAGGCTCAGTGCAGTTCCACAACCCGCTGGTCCTAGGATTGCTCACCATCCGATTTGCCTCAAGATGCCATACCAGTGCCTCCCCGGTGCCTCCGCCACCCAGTACACTCACCAGTGCCTGTGTCTCCCCGGTGCCACTGCCACCCAGTGCGTTCTTCTCGGCCCTGAAGAATGCCGCAGAAGGGAGCCAGTCTGCAGACCTCCGAGCTGCACCACGCTGCATCCCATGTTCCCTCAGAAAGGTACCcgctttatcttttttttttttttctttttttcggagctggggaccgaacccagggccttgcgcttgctaggcaaacgctctactgagctaaatccccaacccccactttatCCTTTTTTAATAGCATATATTTACAAAGTAGTGGGGTTCATAAAGATGTCTTCACTTAAgtctatcatttttattattctcACTTAGGTTATCCATATTTAACTCTAAAGTACTAGTCTTTCAATTAAAGTTAAGTACCAAACAAAAtccttacagtgtgtgtgtgtgtgtgtgtgtgtgtgtgtgtgtgtgtgtgtgtgtgtctgtgtctgtgtacaggTATCAGGGGTAGTGTGCCTATGCAGAGGCCAGGCAGTGTCATTGTAATTCCACCTATCcctttgaggcaggctctctttCTGAACCTGGGCTCATGTTTTCTAGGCTCTCTGGAGCTGAGGAGCCCCCAGTGTTCCTGTTCTGCTACCTTGTTATGTAGGTGCAGGGACCTCACAGTTGTGCAGCAGTCTCAACTACCCGACTGACCCCCAGCTCTCCATAccaccctctttctctttccattttggtttttcaggacagggtttctctgtagctctggctgtcctgaacttgctctgtagaccaggctgaccttgaactcagagatctggctgTCTTGGCCTCCCAAGGCATgtgcccccttcccccccccccctttttttttttttttggttctttttttcggagctggggatcgaacccagggccttgcgcttcctaggtaagcgctctaccactgagctaaatccccagcccccccccccttccccttttaaaaaagttaaaaacacaAACTACAAGGCTTTGAGCTCACCATGTAGTTCCGGCTGCTCTCTGTGTGTAGCAGCCATGGTTCAGTGCCGTTTTGAGGGAATAGAGGTGTAAGGCACAATGGCCTTACTTGATACATCCCCTCCCATCCAGTGCTTTGAACAGAGCAGGTACCCTACAGCAGGAGTCAGCTGATTCGCCACTGGAGGACTCTGCTTGCAGGAAAAGAGATGTCATGGCTGATACTGACCACTAGAGGCTCTCAGGGCTGGGCAAGGTATGGGGTCTGTGTATATGTGATCTCCCACCACTCCCCACCTGGCCAgagctaaaataataaaatgctgaGCTCACTGttcccccactctctcccccGGCACCAGGCTCCTCCTGCTGACCGGACAGTGCCCCAGTAGAACAGACGGACCAACTGACAAGGGGAGGTGAGAGGTGACCACTGGGACTGGTAGGTAGGAATGAGGGGTCTTAGGGGTGAAAGCCTGGTGGGAGATGGCATAGTGGTCCTAGGGGAAGTGAACTGGTGTGTCTccactctgtctttctgtgtatgtttgtcttgACTCTGTAACTTATGTTTTCGGTGTCTCACACTCAGGATCACCTTCTGTGTTATGCACGATGTATATAGAGCTTGAGTGTGTTTTTCACATTGAAAGGTTGTACAAGTTTAATCATCCCACCTCCCCATTTAgaagactttcttttttcttttgcccgGTGTTCCAGTGTCACCTTTCTGGTGACAGATTATGGGAACCGAATGCCTTCTGAGGCcacactgcccttcccccaatCTGGAAGTACTCCAGCTTCTAAGCCTTACTTTCCTTTACAATTTAGACTTTTAACAAACACTGAAAGTGAGAACTTGGTCCTTTACGATAAAGGAGGAAATGAGGGTGACATAAGAGGTGACCACTCTAACCCCCTGGCTTCCTTGCTTGCCCAATTCCAGCAGGCCTGGGTaatggggaagagaggaggaattTTCCTGAAGCTCTCTGCCACCCCCTCCCACCTTTCAATAGGAACTGGGCATGGAGCCAGCTGTGCTGGCAGGGCCTCCAGCAGCTGTGTCAGGGCAAGAGCCGTTGCCGGGTAAGGTTGTAGAGGAGAGTGCTGTCAGGATTTCTCCATCACCCGGTGGGTGCACAGACCCAGCCCAGAGCCTAGAATCCCCATCTAGAATGGCTGAACAGTACaggaactgggggggggggggctaatcACAACAGTGAACAATCTGATTTTCCCATCCCCAGTAGACTCAGACTCCAAGGTATCTCCTTCAGCGTTCTAACTGTGGCTGGACTGTTTGTGCCCTCAGTGTCCACGTCCAACAACTTTTCCCATATCCCCCCAGGCTGTGAGTGTCACACcgtggggagggggtaggggcCACCATGTCATCCTATCAGAAGGAACTGGAGAAGTACAGAGACATAGATGAAGACGAGATCCTAAGGACCTTGAGCCCTGAGGAGCTAGAACAGCTGGACTGTGAGCTACAAGAAATGGATCCTGAGGTAGGAGCACCGGGGCCATATGTGGGAAGGAGTGAACGCTGGATGGTTTAGAGCAGGGTCTGAGGGAGGGCACCAGCACAGGGGCCAAGGCATTCCTTCATATATGGGAAGGAGTGATGTTAGGTGGCTGGGAACAGGGCCTGAAACCCCCAAAGGACCAGGGACTCTATGTCCTGATTTGTTCCCCAAAACTCATCCCTAAGAACATGCTGCTGCCAGCTGGACTGAGACAACGTGACCAGACAAAGAAGAGTCCAACAGGGCCACTAGACAGAGACGCCCTATTGCAGTACCTGGAACAACAGGCGCTAGAAGTCAAAGAGCGTGACGACTTGGTGCCCTTCACTGGCGAGAAGAAGGGTATGGACACCCTAACATCTATGTCCCCCAGGAACCAATTAGCTGTCTCCTGTACCTCCCTGCTAGCGACCCTCCCTGCTTCCAGCAGCTGTCAGGGACTCTGGTCTTGGGCAGCTTGCATGCTAATTTGTTCTCTTCaattttttgatttttgagataggatctcctaTCTCAGGTTGGCCCTGAGCTAACAGTGCTACCTTAGCTtgccaaatgctgagattacaggcatttgccaccacaccAGCCTGTACTCTTCAATTCTTAGAAGGAATGAAAGGACCAAAGAGTCCTGTACATATACAAAATTTAGGCTTTCTGATGTACACTGGTGATCTAGTCTGACCCCATCTGGAAAGGTAAAGAAGGTGGAGCCGCCATCTTGGAAGAAATCACCTGTACCTGAAttgtctccatctctctatcAGGAAAACCCTTTATTCAGCCTAAGAGAGAAATTCCAGCACAGGAACAGATCACACTGGAGCCTGAACTGGAGGAAGCACTGTCCCATGCCACAGATGCTGAAATGTGTGACATTGCAGGTGGGCAGCTGCGGGACATTGGAGGGAGGAGGGGCTTGTGGCATCCTTATCTTGACATAGGACTAGGAAAGACCTGAGTCAGGGCACGGTGTCAGAGAAAGCTTCTGGCAGGGGTCTGtcacccttcccccttccttccttccttcctccttccttccttcctgagacagggtttctctatgtagtccggctgtactagaactcactctgtagactcttaggctggcctcaagttcacaGATCCACcgacctctgcctcccgagtgctgggattaaaggcattcactatCATTACCTGGCCCAGGcaagggttttatttatttatttatttatttatttatttattttggttctttttttcggagctggggatcaaacccagggccttgcgcttcctaggcaagcgctctaccactgagctaaatccccaaccccggttttaatttttcttatccGCATGTACATTGGCTCATCCAAGAGCAGCTTTACAGGGATTGTGAGGGCAGATCAAAGTGGAGTTGTTCTGCCCGAACCTGGCGAAGGATCTCCTCTGTAAATGGCTCAACCTCTTGGGGCTCCTAAAGGGCCTTCTGAGCCCTCTCATGTTTTAGAAGTCACTGCCACAGCAGGTTTATGGAAGAGACTCCTGGAGCTGAGGGAGGGTGGAAACTCTGCAAGAATGGAAGGCTGGGCTCTAAAACTGCTTtagcagagggaggcaggaggctggGTTGGGCAGGAACCTTACCTCCTGTCCCTCTGCTCGCCCTCACCAGCGATCCTGGGCATGTACACACTGATGAGCAACAAGCAATACTATGATGCTATCTGCAGCGGAGAGATCTGCAACACCGAAGGCATTAGCAGTGAGTACTAGGAAGCATGGCCACCCTCACCCCGGCACCTTGTGATGGGCAGGCCAGCAGCTAGAGGGGTGCAAATGTGAGGTGTGGTGTATGAAGAGTTGGAGGGCCAGTGGGGAGGTGTGGTGGGGGATATCTCAGCTCTGTTCCTCATCAGGTGTAGTGCAGCCTGACAAGTATAAGCCAGTACCAGATGAACCCCCAAACCCCACCAACATTGAGGAGATGCTAAAGAGGGTGCGGAGCAATGACAAAGAGCTGGAGGAGGTGAACCTCAATAACATCCAGGTATGTGACTCCCTTCCCCCACAGTAACAGGGAAAGTTACTAACGACTGAGTCCTTAGTCCACCGTGCCTTGTGCCCCCTCAGGACATCCCGATACCCGTGCT carries:
- the Tmod4 gene encoding tropomodulin-4 isoform X1, with the protein product MSSYQKELEKYRDIDEDEILRTLSPEELEQLDCELQEMDPENMLLPAGLRQRDQTKKSPTGPLDRDALLQYLEQQALEVKERDDLVPFTGEKKGKPFIQPKREIPAQEQITLEPELEEALSHATDAEMCDIAAILGMYTLMSNKQYYDAICSGEICNTEGISSVVQPDKYKPVPDEPPNPTNIEEMLKRVRSNDKELEEVNLNNIQDIPIPVLSDLCEAMKTNTYVRSFSLVATKSGDPIANAVADMLRENRSLLSLNIESNFISSTGLMAVLKAVRENATLTELRVDNQRQWPGDAVEMEMATVLEQCPSIVRFGYHFTQQGPRARAANAMTRNNELRRQQKKR